A part of Capsicum annuum cultivar UCD-10X-F1 chromosome 6, UCD10Xv1.1, whole genome shotgun sequence genomic DNA contains:
- the LOC107874623 gene encoding WUSCHEL-related homeobox 2: MNDNTSVDMLTTSGGTPVGSRWNPTKEQIDLLESLYGQGIRTPSAEQIQQITGRLRAFGHIEGKNVFYWFQNHKARQRQKEKQDKFAYFNQFLLRTPVFPPPNCPNVVCSPYYTPQSNLGFYQQYPVIQSVIIPGPGCFNRRETCDSTVHNMDATSTHCQVKSNMEYVVPDVRQFKQETLELFPLHPTGLLQEKTTSSYANHDHQSSVTTTCCPTDLEISAADHPPVFNFLCGN; this comes from the exons atgaatgataatacgAGTGTGGATATGTTAACAACATCTGGTGGTACTCCAGTAGGGTCAAGGTGGAATCCAACAAAGGAACAAATTGATTTACTTGAGAGTTTATATGGGCAAGGGATAAGGACACCAAGTGCTGAACAGATACAGCAGATTACAGGGAGGCTAAGGGCTTTTGGACACATTGAGGGCAAAAATGTCTTTTATTGGTTTCAAAATCATAAGGCAAGGCAACGCcagaaagagaagcaagataaatTTGCATATTTCAATCAGTTTCTTCTTAGGACTCCTGTTTTTCCACCACCTAATTGCCCAAATG TTGTTTGCAGTCCTTATTACACACCACAAAGCAATCTAGGGTTTTATCAACAGTATCCAGTAATTCAAAGTGTGATCATCCCGGGACCAGGCTGTTTCAACAGGAGAGAAACTTGTGACAGTACTGTTCACAATATGGATGCTACTTCTACTCATTGTCAAGTAAAAAGCAACATGGAGTATGTTGTCCCAGATGTTAGACAATTTAAGCAAGAAACTTTGGAACTTTTTCCACTGCATCCTACTGGTCTTTTACAAGAAAAGACTACAAGTTCTTATGCGAATCATGATCATCAGTCCAGTGTTACTACTACTTGTTGTCCTACTGATCTTGAAATTAGTGCAGCTGATCATCCTCCAGTTTTTAACTTTCTATGTGGAAATTAA